In one Lolium rigidum isolate FL_2022 chromosome 3, APGP_CSIRO_Lrig_0.1, whole genome shotgun sequence genomic region, the following are encoded:
- the LOC124696237 gene encoding protein DETOXIFICATION 44, chloroplastic-like, translated as MAATSPAPMRAVGVAGSAFSLAPSPSRLGRVSTVPSGRLRRCRAAHRRHPPRCRGKPTVGGVVEEDEEREASREDLKPERKEEEAVDTVRAVLGRFSLDEVGMDILGIALPAVLALAADPITALVDTAFVGHIGSVELAAVGVSISVFNLVSKLFNVPLLNVTTSFVAEQQAMDANSSSVGQRDEVPITREKASEKRKFLPAVSTSLALAAGIGLMEMVGLIVGCGTLMDIVGIPVDSPMRVPAEQFLTLRAYGAPPVVVALAAQGAFRGFMDTKTPLYAVVAGNLVNAVLDAIFIFPLGLGVSGAALATVTSEYLAAFILLWKLNNELVLFSWNIIGGDIIRYLKSGALLIGRTIAVILPLWLSTSLAARQGPVPMAGYEISLQVWLTISLLNDALALAGQALLASEYAKGNYKQARTVLYRVLQIGGVTGVALAGTLFLGFGSLSLLFTDDPAVLDIARSGVWFVTISQPINAIAFVFDGLYYGVSDFAYAAYSTLFAGVVSSAFLLAVAPKFGLGGVWAGLILFMGLRAIAGFWRLGSKGGPWKIVWSETDYSNKLKLESSRVSCNTTRAEELSEPASSDPNRARETHTDLAMASAAPPLLPTSVPAAAPATVLSAAPDAATSIASPDPAATRAFLGRVYDSAKRSLSGARPWPELLDRAALSRPDSLSDATARLRKNLAYFRVNYAALVALSLAVALLAHPFSLAALLALLAAWCFLYLLRPSDAAPLVAFGRTFSDRETLGGLIAASVFIVFLTSVGGIIFSALALGAAIVCAHGAFRVPEDLFLDEVPDQGLGGGGATLNLLSFINGATGGRV; from the exons ATGGCGGCGACCTCGCCGGCGCCGATGAGGGCTGTCGGCGTCGCCGGCTCCGCGTTTAGCTTAGCCCCTTCACCCTCGAGGCTCGGCCGTGTCTCCACCGTGCCTTCCGGCCGCCTTCGTCGGTGCCGTGCCGCTCACCGGCGGCACCCTCCTCGATGCCGCGGGAAGCCGACCGTCGGTGGCGtggtcgaggaggacgaggagaggGAGGCTTCACGGGAGGATTTGAAGCccgagaggaaggaggaggaggctgtgGACACAGTGCGCGCTGTCCTGGGGCGGTTCAGCCTTGACGAGGTTGGGATGGACATCCTTGGCATCGCCTTGCCCGCTGTGCTTGCCCTCGCCGCCGACCCCATTACTGCGCTCGTTGATACTGCCTTCGTCGGCCATATCG GCTCGGTTGAACTTGCTGCTGTTGGCGTATCCATATCTGTCTTTAACCTGGTCTCCAAGCTGTTTAATGTGCCACTGCTCAATGTCACTACATCCTTTGTTGCTGAGCAGCAAGCGATGGATGCAAATTCTAGCAGTGTAGGACAAA GAGACGAAGTGCCAATCACCCGAgagaaggcaagtgaaaaaaggaAGTTTCTCCCGGCCGTGTCAACGTCCTTGGCTCTGGCTGCTGGCATTGGGTTGATGGAAATGGTGGGACTCATTGTTGGATGTGGGACACTGATGGACATCGTTGGTATACCTGTC GATTCACCGATGCGAGTGCCGGCAGAGCAATTTCTTACTTTAAGGGCATATGGTGCTCCGCCAGTCGTGGTAGCACTTGCAGCACAAGGTGCATTTCGTGGATTCATGGATACAAAAACACCTCTGTATGCTGTGG TTGCTGGCAACCTCGTAAATGCAGTACTGGATGCCATATTTATTTTTCCACTTGGTCTAGGAGTAAGTGGTGCTGCATTGGCAACTGTGACTTCTGA GTACTTGGCAGCGTTTATCCTCTTATGGAAGCTGAATAACGAACTAGTCCTCTTCTCATGGAACATCATCGGTGGCGACATCATCCGCTACCTAAAATCTG GTGCACTGCTAATTGGCAGAACCATCGCAGTAATCCTGCCATTGTGGCTGTCTACATCATTGGCTGCAAGGCAAGGGCCTGTTCCAATGGCTGGCTATGAGATAAGCTTGCAAGTCTGGTTAACAATTTCTCtgcttaatgatgctctcgctcttgctggtCAG GCTCTACTTGCAAGTGAATATGCgaaagggaactacaagcaagccCGCACAGTTTTGTATAGAGTTCTGCAG ATTGGAGGTGTAACTGGTGTTGCACTTGCTGGAACCTTGTTCCTTGGGTTCGGATCTTTGTCCTTGTTGTTTACAGATGATCCAGCAGTGCTAGATATTGCACGGTCTGGGGTCTGG TTTGTCACTATTTCCCAGCCGATAAATGCTATTGCTTTTGTGTTCGATGGGCTCTACTATGGTGTTTCTGACTTTGCATACGCCGCATACTCCACG CTCTTCGCGGGGGTTGTCTCATCAGCATTCCTCCTTGCCGTTGCTCCCAAGTTTGGTCTCGGTGGTGTCTGGGCTGGTCTTATTCTGTTTATGGGACTGCGAGCAATTGCCGGGTTTTGgag gttagggagcaaaggaggacctTGGAAAATAGTTTGGTCAGAGACTGATTA CAGCAACAAACTTAAGCTGGAGTCATCGCGTGTAAGTTGTAACACAACACGAGCAGAGGAGCTGTCTGAGCCAG CTTCCTCAGATCCAAATCGCGCGCGAGAAACACACACAGATCTCGCCATGGCCTCCGctgctcctcccctcctccccacctccgtcccggccgccgcccccgccaccgTCCTCTCCGCCGCTCCCGACGCCGCCACCTCCATCGCCTCCCCGGACCCTGCCGCCACGCGCGCCTTCCTGGGCCGCGTCTACGACTCCGCCAAGCGCTCCCTCTCGGGCGCCCGCCCCTGGCCGgagctcctggaccgcgccgCGCTCTCCCGCCCGGACTCCCTCTCCGACGCCACCGCGCGCCTCCGCAAGAACCTCGCCTACTTCCGCGTCAACTACGCCGCGCTCGTCGCGCTCTCGCTCGCCGTGGCGCTCCTCGCCCACCCCTtctccctcgccgccctcctcgcGCTCCTCGCCGCCTGGTGCTTCCTCTACCTGCTCCGCCCCAGCGACGCCGCCCCGCTCGTCGCCTTCGGACGCACCTTCTCCGACAGGGAGACGCTGGGGGGCCTCATCGCCGCCTCCGTCTTCATCGTCTTCCTCACCTCCGTCGGCGGGATCATCTTCTCCGCGCTCGCCCTCGGCGCGGCCATCGTCTGCGCGCACGGGGCATTCCGCGTGCCAGAGGACCTCTTCCTCGACGAGGTGCCCGACCAGGGCctcggaggaggcggcgccaCCCTCAACCTGCTCTCCTTCATCAACGGCGCCACCGGAGGACGCGTCTGA